A genomic segment from Thermus sp. LT1-2-5 encodes:
- a CDS encoding CBS and ACT domain-containing protein, translating to MLVRDWMTKDPLTVSPDTPVLEAINLLKHKGFRRLPVVKGGKLVGLVTDKDLKDAMPSKATTLSVWEMNYLLSKLTVEEVMAKPVVTVGVEEPLEKAALLMEERKIGGLPVMEGDRLVGIITVTDVLRAFIEVLGLKLGGLRITVDIPDVPGALAQMAQGVPPANIVSIATAAHLEGYQRLVMRVVGEDVEGVPKRLEAAGERVVDVRPG from the coding sequence ATGCTGGTTCGCGACTGGATGACCAAGGACCCCCTCACCGTGAGCCCCGACACCCCGGTATTGGAGGCCATCAACCTGTTGAAGCACAAGGGCTTCCGGCGCCTGCCCGTGGTCAAGGGCGGCAAGCTCGTGGGCCTGGTGACGGACAAGGACCTCAAGGACGCCATGCCCTCCAAGGCCACCACCCTTTCCGTGTGGGAGATGAACTACCTCCTTTCCAAGCTCACCGTGGAGGAGGTCATGGCTAAGCCCGTGGTCACCGTGGGGGTGGAGGAGCCCTTGGAAAAGGCCGCCCTCCTCATGGAGGAACGGAAGATCGGCGGCCTGCCGGTGATGGAGGGGGATCGGCTCGTGGGCATCATCACCGTGACCGACGTGCTTCGGGCCTTCATTGAGGTCTTGGGTCTTAAGCTTGGGGGCCTTCGCATCACCGTGGACATTCCCGACGTCCCGGGGGCTCTGGCCCAGATGGCCCAGGGGGTGCCCCCGGCCAACATCGTTTCCATCGCCACCGCCGCCCACCTCGAGGGCTACCAGCGCCTGGTGATGCGGGTGGTGGGGGAGGACGTGGAAGGGGTGCCCAAGCGCCTGGAGGCCGCCGGGGAGCGGGTGGTGGATGTCCGCCCCGGCTAG
- a CDS encoding OmpH family outer membrane protein, with translation MKRLPLAALFLALGALLTPMLAQNKNVASRIGFVDADALIQAHPDYKKVQEVQAQAKKELSPLEEKLKPLDQKVRAGQASAKERQDYDALLKTYQDTLKKWQDRQNQVLKPVLEDVDAAIAKVAKAQGFAVVMSRQVAAQSGLVVYADEDTDLTQAVVRELKR, from the coding sequence ATGAAACGGCTTCCCCTAGCTGCCCTCTTCCTGGCCCTCGGCGCCCTCCTCACCCCCATGCTGGCCCAGAACAAGAACGTGGCCAGCCGCATTGGCTTCGTGGACGCCGACGCCCTTATCCAGGCCCACCCCGACTACAAGAAGGTCCAGGAGGTGCAGGCTCAGGCCAAGAAGGAGCTTTCCCCCCTGGAGGAGAAGCTCAAGCCCCTAGACCAAAAGGTGCGGGCCGGCCAAGCCTCGGCCAAGGAGCGTCAGGACTACGACGCCCTTCTCAAGACCTACCAGGACACGCTCAAGAAGTGGCAGGACCGGCAAAATCAGGTCCTCAAGCCCGTCCTCGAGGACGTGGATGCGGCCATCGCCAAGGTGGCCAAGGCCCAGGGCTTCGCCGTGGTCATGAGCCGCCAGGTGGCGGCCCAGTCCGGCCTGGTGGTCTACGCCGACGAGGACACCGACCTCACCCAGGCGGTGGTCCGCGAGCTCAAGCGCTAA
- a CDS encoding DUF4258 domain-containing protein has translation MRKLRRLEDLLPHLREGRYRLGPHVAKHMLQEGFSELDILRALEWGRELCIYPEDQRMLVLGYMVFPPRLKLPLHVVLEYAKPRHVDIVTAFIPKEPHRVYSRKRLAAILRFDGALEEVRWSLPKEAYPAWE, from the coding sequence GTGAGGAAGCTTCGCCGCCTAGAGGACCTCCTCCCCCACCTCAGGGAAGGGCGCTACCGCTTGGGTCCCCACGTGGCCAAGCACATGCTCCAGGAGGGCTTCAGCGAGCTAGACATCCTGCGGGCCTTGGAATGGGGTAGGGAGCTTTGCATTTACCCCGAGGACCAGCGAATGCTGGTGCTGGGCTATATGGTCTTTCCCCCTCGGCTGAAGCTTCCCCTGCACGTGGTGTTGGAGTACGCCAAGCCGCGGCACGTGGACATCGTCACCGCCTTCATCCCCAAGGAGCCTCACCGGGTCTACTCTAGGAAGCGCCTCGCCGCCATCCTCCGCTTTGACGGGGCCTTGGAGGAGGTGCGTTGGAGCTTACCCAAGGAAGCTTACCCCGCCTGGGAGTAG
- a CDS encoding ComF family protein has translation MPWAFLEALLGHACPGCGGALDEPLLCAACRRGLKAQGAGEMVYLGLYPRVGGLVRALKYGRRFGLAPLLARPLAEGVLDQGWTLSGVTAVPTLLPRLLRRGYNPPELLAQEVARLLRLPYRRVLARVRYAPSQPLRGRGRTRLPPGLFAPRARVGGAWLLLDDVLTSGATFLRAREALLQAGAERVYGAFLAVRDPAALGPYR, from the coding sequence ATGCCTTGGGCCTTTCTTGAAGCGCTTTTGGGCCACGCCTGCCCCGGGTGCGGCGGCGCCCTGGACGAGCCCCTCCTTTGCGCTGCCTGCCGCCGGGGTCTTAAGGCCCAGGGGGCGGGGGAGATGGTTTACTTGGGCCTCTACCCCAGGGTGGGGGGGCTGGTGCGGGCCTTGAAGTACGGGAGGCGCTTTGGCCTCGCCCCTCTCCTGGCCCGTCCCTTGGCGGAAGGGGTTCTAGACCAGGGCTGGACCCTTTCCGGGGTGACGGCGGTGCCCACCCTTCTACCCCGCCTTTTGCGACGGGGCTATAACCCCCCGGAGCTTTTGGCCCAGGAGGTGGCCCGCCTCCTTCGCCTCCCCTACCGCCGGGTCCTGGCCCGGGTGCGCTACGCCCCAAGCCAGCCTCTCCGGGGCCGGGGGAGGACCCGGCTTCCCCCGGGGCTTTTCGCCCCCAGGGCCCGGGTGGGGGGAGCTTGGCTTTTGCTGGACGACGTCTTGACCAGCGGGGCCACCTTCCTGAGGGCTCGAGAGGCCCTGCTCCAAGCGGGGGCAGAAAGGGTGTACGGGGCCTTCCTCGCCGTGCGGGACCCCGCCGCCCTCGGGCCTTACCGCTAG
- the mtnA gene encoding S-methyl-5-thioribose-1-phosphate isomerase codes for MERVLPFRFDEGEGVFWLLDQRRLPLEEVWVPVRTAKEMAEAIRAMVVRGAPAIGVSAAFGMVLAHLRGESPEEADRLLRQSRPTAVNLFYALDRMRPHWGDLGASLKEAQALWREVEETEKAISRHGARVLRGRVLTHCNTGPLATGGYGTALGAILEAHRQGRVSHVWVDETRPYLQGARLTAFELKKAGVPATLIADNMAGFLMQRGQVDAVVVGVDRMALNGDFANKIGTYALAVLAHHHGVPFYAALPLSSVDPRLPSGEGIPIEERSPEEVLTLQGVRLAPEGFPAYHPAFDLTPHRYLTGIITEKGVLYPPFDEALRDALGLS; via the coding sequence GTGGAGCGCGTGCTGCCCTTCCGCTTTGACGAGGGTGAGGGGGTCTTCTGGCTTTTGGATCAAAGGCGGCTTCCCCTGGAGGAGGTCTGGGTGCCGGTGCGCACGGCCAAGGAGATGGCGGAGGCCATCCGGGCCATGGTGGTGCGGGGGGCGCCTGCCATTGGGGTGTCGGCGGCCTTTGGCATGGTCCTCGCCCACCTCCGGGGCGAGAGTCCGGAGGAGGCGGACCGCCTCCTCCGCCAAAGCCGACCCACGGCGGTAAACCTCTTTTACGCCCTGGACCGCATGCGCCCCCACTGGGGGGACCTGGGGGCAAGCCTAAAGGAAGCCCAAGCCCTTTGGCGGGAGGTGGAGGAGACGGAAAAGGCGATAAGCCGCCACGGGGCCAGGGTGCTCCGGGGCCGGGTCCTCACTCACTGCAACACGGGGCCCCTCGCCACCGGGGGGTACGGGACGGCGCTCGGGGCCATCCTCGAGGCCCACCGCCAGGGGCGGGTGAGCCACGTCTGGGTGGACGAAACCAGGCCCTACCTGCAAGGGGCCCGCCTCACCGCCTTTGAGCTCAAGAAGGCGGGGGTTCCCGCCACCCTCATCGCCGACAACATGGCGGGCTTCCTCATGCAACGGGGCCAGGTGGACGCGGTGGTGGTGGGGGTGGACCGCATGGCCCTAAACGGCGACTTCGCCAACAAGATCGGCACCTACGCCCTGGCGGTGTTGGCCCACCACCATGGGGTTCCCTTCTACGCCGCCTTGCCCCTTTCCTCCGTGGACCCCAGGCTTCCAAGCGGGGAGGGCATCCCCATAGAGGAGCGTTCCCCGGAGGAAGTCCTCACCCTCCAAGGGGTGCGCCTAGCCCCCGAGGGCTTCCCCGCCTACCACCCCGCCTTCGACCTGACCCCCCACCGCTACCTCACGGGGATCATCACGGAAAAAGGGGTGCTCTACCCGCCCTTTGACGAGGCGCTAAGGGATGCCTTGGGCCTTTCTTGA
- a CDS encoding PQQ-dependent sugar dehydrogenase, with the protein MTRRRFLAALSALALARGQGLKVERVAEGLEVPWALAFLPGGGFLLSERPGRIRLVRGGRVATYAELPVYHRGESGLLGLALHPRFPQEPYVYAYRTVAEGGLRNQVVRLRHEGERGVWDRVVLDGIPARPHGLHSGGRIAFGPDGMLYVTTGEVYEREMAQDLSSLGGKILRITPEGEPAPGNPFLGRRGARPEIYSLGHRNPQGLAWHPETGELFASEHGPSGEQGFGHDEVNLIVPGGNYGWPRGVGRLGDARYQDPLYFFPQGFPPGNLAFFRGALYLAGLRGEALLRLVLAGGKGNWRVVQVEEALRGFGRLREVQVGPDGALYVTTSNRDGRGQVRPGDDKVLRLL; encoded by the coding sequence ATGACGAGAAGGCGCTTCTTGGCCGCCCTTTCCGCCCTCGCCCTGGCCCGGGGGCAAGGCTTGAAGGTGGAGAGGGTGGCGGAGGGCTTGGAGGTCCCCTGGGCCCTCGCCTTTTTGCCCGGCGGGGGGTTTTTGCTGTCCGAGCGGCCGGGGCGCATCCGGCTGGTGCGGGGCGGGAGGGTGGCCACCTACGCCGAGCTTCCCGTCTACCACCGTGGGGAGTCGGGGCTTTTGGGCCTGGCCCTCCACCCCCGCTTTCCCCAGGAGCCCTACGTCTACGCCTACCGCACGGTGGCGGAGGGGGGTTTGCGGAACCAGGTGGTGCGCCTAAGGCACGAGGGGGAACGGGGGGTTTGGGACCGGGTGGTCCTAGACGGCATCCCCGCCCGCCCCCACGGTCTCCACTCCGGGGGGCGGATCGCCTTCGGCCCCGATGGGATGCTCTACGTCACCACGGGGGAGGTGTACGAGCGGGAGATGGCCCAGGACCTTTCCTCCTTGGGGGGCAAGATCCTGCGGATCACCCCTGAGGGCGAGCCCGCCCCGGGGAACCCCTTTCTGGGAAGGCGGGGGGCCCGGCCCGAGATCTACAGCCTGGGCCACCGCAACCCCCAGGGCCTCGCCTGGCACCCGGAAACGGGGGAGCTTTTCGCCAGCGAGCACGGGCCGAGCGGGGAGCAAGGCTTCGGGCACGACGAGGTGAACCTCATCGTTCCGGGGGGGAACTACGGCTGGCCCAGGGGGGTGGGCCGCCTGGGGGATGCCCGCTACCAAGACCCCCTTTACTTCTTCCCCCAGGGCTTCCCCCCGGGGAACCTGGCCTTCTTCCGCGGGGCGCTTTACCTGGCGGGGCTTCGGGGGGAGGCCCTTTTGCGCCTGGTCCTTGCGGGGGGCAAGGGGAACTGGCGCGTGGTGCAGGTGGAGGAGGCCCTTAGGGGCTTCGGGCGCCTAAGGGAGGTGCAGGTGGGGCCTGATGGGGCCCTTTACGTCACCACCTCCAACCGGGATGGCCGAGGGCAAGTCCGCCCGGGGGACGACAAGGTCCTCCGCCTCCTTTAG